In a single window of the Megalobrama amblycephala isolate DHTTF-2021 linkage group LG3, ASM1881202v1, whole genome shotgun sequence genome:
- the epdl1 gene encoding ependymin-like 1 → MKSLLSLALLLLFTASCSAQKPHRCRTPPLLSGSLSVSAREGQDWAIAKYRYDAIGQRIRVWEFGHVDDRSFHLNMLFLFREGVVYTISYRNRTCQKNHLHTAFHPSHIPHNASLLSQVVLGGSSGPGEGLLVNTWTGDVPETGGKYVATVTEFGCIPVSTLYYTEERGWMVTTYFNGVRGVEDPGEFIPPPFCDDVQTEEEMLDFYSALSEETMFNML, encoded by the exons ATGAAGTCTCTGCTTTCTCTggctctgctgctgctgttcacCGCGAGCTGCTCGGCTCAGAAGCCGCATCGATGCC GCACTCCGCCGCTGCTGTCCGGCAGTCTGAGCGTG agcgCTCGAGAAGGTCAGGACTGGGCGATAGCCAAATATCGCTACGATGCCATTGGTCAGCGCATCCGTGTTTGGGAATTTGGACACGTTGACGACAGATCATTTCATCTGAATATGCTGTTCCTGTTTCGAGAG GGTGTGGTGTACACCATCAGCTACAGAAACAGGACCTGTCAGAAGAATCATCTCCACACCGCCTTCCACCCGTCTCACATCCCTCACAACGCATCGCTGCTGTCGCAGGTGGTTCTGGGAGGATCGTCAGGGCCGGGCGAAGGTCTGCTGGTCAACACCTGGACGGGAGACGTGCCTGAGACCGGAG GTAAATATGTGGCCACCGTCACAGAGTTCGGCTGTATCCCGGTATCAACGCTTTACTACACAGAAGAGCGCGGTTGGATGGTCACCAC CTATTTTAATGGAGTGAGGGGGGTGGAGGATCCAGGGGAGTTCATTCCTCCGCCGTTCTGTGATGACGTCCAGACAGAAGAAGAGATGCTCGACTTCTACAGCGCTCTCTCCGAGGAGACCATGTTTAACATGCTGTAA